In the genome of Montipora foliosa isolate CH-2021 chromosome 3, ASM3666993v2, whole genome shotgun sequence, one region contains:
- the LOC137994690 gene encoding golgin subfamily A member 6-like protein 22 yields the protein MEWSDEHDVLLCREILTTEPFKAKRRTPQRGQLWQSVADHLNCIPEPKFKVSKRAVRERFTLLAEKFKKKMKAEEKASGIDTEMSELDVLLEEIVEKEEEFDKDQSEHKAKEDQSKAEAYDMRLKAMESLKESKKRRSEEDEKQLPKKKRGSEALDYLREKMDGDKYLREKEFEIKVKEQERDEQRQKLAEDQHKDMMAMMNRQQQEMQQMQMRFFEQQQQQNNLLLALFQKALTK from the coding sequence ATGGAGTGGAGCGATGAGCATGACGTGTTGCTTTGCAGAGAAATCCTCACCACCGAGCCTTTTAAAGCAAAACGTCGAACCCCTCAACGAGGACAGCTGTGGCAGAGCGTGGCAGATCATCTTAATTGTATCCCTGAACCGAAGTTTAAAGTCTCAAAAAGAGCTGTCCGTGAGCGCTTTACATTGCTTgcagaaaaatttaaaaagaagatGAAAGCCGAAGAAAAAGCATCGGGAATAGATACAGAGATGAGTGAATTAGATGTTTTACTTGAGGAGATTgtggaaaaagaagaagagttTGATAAAGATCAGTCCGAGCACAAGGCAAAAGAAGACCAAAGTAAAGCTGAAGCGTACGATATGAGGCTAAAGGCGATGGAAAGCTTAAAAGAGAGTAAGAAAAGAAGGTCTGAAGAAGATGAAAAGCAGTTGCCTAAGAAGAAAAGAGGCTCAGAAGCGCTGGATTATCTGAGAGAAAAAATGGATGGTGATAAATACCTGAGGGAGAAAGAATTTGAGATTAAAGTGAAAGAGCAGGAGAGAGATGAACAACGGCAAAAGTTGGCGGAAGATCAACACAAAGACATGATGGCAATGATGAATCgacaacaacaagaaatgcAACAAATGCAAATGAGGTTTttcgaacaacaacaacagcaaaacaaCCTACTTCTCGCTTTATTTCAGAAAGCTCTGACGAAGTAA
- the LOC137997219 gene encoding BTB/POZ domain-containing protein 6-like, which produces MSSPENWQTKRPTIRERTKFMLNNDLFSDVKFVVRKSNSDYESESTQVIPAHRFVLSISSPVFEAMFYGELAETSGCIELPDCEYNSLLELFRFMYSDEVNLSGSNVMEVFYLAKKYMVPSLVDECSKYVQSNLHPSNVLSILPLAEKYDDKALVDRCWKVIDTQSEEVVTSDGFATIQRSFLQEIISRDTLTMKEIDLFKAVHLWATKQCKMQGLEANGEAKRGILGEAVVKKIRFPLMKEQELATVVLDAKILTPDEVINLFKFFNSALGATPVGFPETKRSCLYPVFRTCDRFKAVSKVYWSCDSLLGTPKDCLIFRVNNNIKLHGMSLFGSMNNDYHVVLVIKDLHSQSTVKTKTGSFRAQEMECKVGSYFGFEIVFDTPLDVKKNTDYEIEAQIFGSFLRLGSDGLSLVDVSGVQFTFKKSTQKGNRTSPSFGQFPRFVFSL; this is translated from the coding sequence ATGTCTTCCCCAGAAAACTGGCAAACAAAGAGGCCCACAATCCGAGAACGAACCAAGTTTATGCTGAACAACGATCTTTTCAGCGATGTGAAGTTTGTGGTTCGTAAATCTAACAGCGATTACGAAAGTGAAAGTACGCAAGTTATTCCAGCTCACAGGTTTGTGTTGTCGATTAGTAGTCCTGTGTTTGAAGCCATGTTTTACGGTGAGCTAGCGGAAACTAGTGGCTGCATTGAACTGCCTGACTGTGAATACAACAGTTTGCTGGAGTTGTTTCGTTTTATGTACAGCGATGAAGTGAATTTAAGCGGAAGCAATGTTATGGAGGTCTTTTATTTGGCGAAAAAATACATGGTGCCTTCCCTGGTTGATGAATGCAGCAAATATGTGCAAAGTAATTTACATCCATCAAATGTCCTCAGCATCCTTCCATTGGCTGAAAAGTACGACGACAAAGCCTTGGTAGATCGATGTTGGAAAGTGATCGACACACAGTCGGAAGAAGTCGTGACGTCAGATGGATTTGCGACAATTCAACGCTCCTTCCTTCAGGAAATCATCTCAAGAGACACTCTTACCATGAAAGAGATCGACCTGTTTAAAGCTGTTCACTTGTGGGCGACAAAGCAATGCAAAATGCAAGGCTTAGAAGCGAATGGTGAAGCAAAAAGAGGGATTCTTGGTGAAGCAGTAGTTAAAAAAATCCGCTTTCCCTTGATGAAAGAACAAGAATTAGCAACCGTTGTCCTTGATGCAAAAATCCTTACTCCAGACGAAGTAATCAACCTCTTCAAGTTCTTCAATTCAGCATTGGGGGCCACCCCAGTGGGATTTCCAGAGACAAAGCGGTCATGTTTATACCCAGTGTTTCGCACTTGTGACAGATTTAAAGCCGTAAGTAAGGTTTATTGGTCATGTGACTCACTTCTAGGGACCCCAAAGGACTGTCTTATTTTTAGAGTGAATAACAACATCAAGTTGCATGGAATGTCTTTATTTGGCAGTATGAACAACGACTATCACGTTGTATTAGTGATCAAGGATCTTCACAGCCAGTCCACCGTTAAAACCAAGACGGGTAGCTTTAGGGCACAGGAAATGGAATGCAAAGTTGGCAGTTACTTTGGgtttgaaattgtttttgaCACGCCACTTGATGTGAAAAAAAACACCGATTATGAAATCGAAGCACAAATCTTTGGGTCTTTCCTTCGCCTGGGATCCGACGGCCTTTCTTTGGTTGACGTGTCTGGTGtgcagtttacatttaagaAAAGTACACAGAAAGGTAACAGAACAAGTCCTTCCTTTGGTCAATTTCCCCGAtttgtgttttctttgtaa
- the LOC137994689 gene encoding uncharacterized protein, with the protein MNFKEIREFLALAYANKFIDDEEFLLLYDAHFSKNLELPYKEYGKFDLQTIEDDECIAEFRFAKQDIPFLVQTLGIPDYMWCYQGTRFSGIEGICLLLRRLAYPCRYSDLIPRFGRAEPEISMITKKMTDFVFDEHSHRVLQWNHFLLSPPKLQGYADAISERGAALDNCFGFIDGTVRPICKPATHQRVVYNGHKRIHALKFQAVALPNGMIANLYGPVEGKKHDSGMLADSRLLHMLQQHAFSPAGSPMCIYGDPAYPLQVHLQAPFRITVPNQDMEDFNKSMSAVRISVEWLFGDIASTYKFIDYKKNLKVALSSVGKMYIVAAILRNALTCLYGNSTSSFFDLSPPSLQEYFS; encoded by the exons ATGAATTTTAAGGAAATTCGTGAATTTCTCGCTCTAGCGTATGCAAACAAATTCATTGACGACGAAGAATTTCTCCTCCTTTATGACGCTCATTTCTCGAAAAACCTCGAACTGCCATACAAAGAATATGGCAAATTTGATTTGCAAACTATAGAAGACGACGAATGTATAGCAGAGTTTCGCTTTGCAAAGCAAGACATACCTTTTCTTGTTCAAACTCTTGGTATACCAGATTACATGTGGTGTTATCAGGGTACTCGCTTCAGTGGTATCGAAGGAATTTGTTTGTTGCTGAGAAGACTGGCTTACCCATGTAGGTATTCTGACCTTATACCAAGATTCGGAAGAGCAGAACCGGAGATTTCAATGATcacaaagaaaatgacagacTTTGTTTTTGATGAACATAGCCACCGAGTTTTACAATGGAACCACTTCTTATTGAGCCCACCGAAATTGCAAGGATATGCAGATGCCATTTCTGAGAGGGGAGCAGCATTAGACAACTGTTTTGGGTTCATTGACGGAACCGTTCGCCCAATATGCAAGCCTGCTACCCATCAAAGAGTTGTCTACAATGGACACAAAAGGATACATGCCTTAAAGTTTCAAGCTGTAGCACTTCCAAATGGAATGATTGCCAATTTGTATGGGCCAGTAG AAGGGAAAAAGCATGACTCTGGCATGCTTGCAGACTCAAGACTGCTTCATATGCTACAACAACATGCATTTTCTCCAGCAGGATCTCCTATGTGCATATATGGGGATCCTGCATACCCATTACAAGTACATCTGCAGGCACCATTCAGAATAACAGTACCAAATCAAGATATGGAAGACTTCAACAAGTCCATGAGTGCTGTACGAATTTCTGTTGAGTGGCTCTTTGGGGACATTGCTAGCACCTATAAATTCATAGATTACAAGAAAAACCTTAAGGTGGCATTAAGTTCGGTTGGGAAGATGTATATAGTTGCAGCAATTTTAAGAAATGCCCTGACATGTTTATATGGAAATTCCACTTCCAGTTTTTTTGACCTTAGCCCTCCAAGTCTTCAGGAGTACTTTTCTTAG